One stretch of Hymenobacter chitinivorans DSM 11115 DNA includes these proteins:
- a CDS encoding STAS domain-containing protein, with product MKYSIDKKETYTIITIDEKKLDTTVAPDLKSEFVKLNAEGINNLILDLSNVKYTDSSGLSSILIANRLCNSTGGLLVLTGLQDHVMKLITISKLESVLHILPTVEEGIDRIFLHAIERDLTSKE from the coding sequence ATGAAGTACTCGATTGATAAAAAGGAAACTTACACGATTATCACCATTGACGAGAAGAAGCTCGACACCACAGTAGCTCCCGATCTGAAATCGGAATTCGTGAAGCTGAATGCTGAAGGCATCAACAACCTGATTCTGGACCTGAGCAACGTGAAATACACGGACTCGTCGGGCCTCAGCTCCATCCTTATTGCCAACCGCCTGTGCAACTCGACCGGCGGCCTGCTCGTGCTCACCGGCCTGCAGGACCACGTCATGAAGCTTATCACTATCTCCAAGCTGGAGTCGGTGCTGCACATTCTGCCCACCGTGGAAGAAGGCATCGACCGGATCTTCCTGCACGCCATCGAGCGGGACCTGACCAGCAAAGAGTAG
- a CDS encoding DUF4198 domain-containing protein: MSGRLQITTLFFLVVATTALAQEFWLLPPQFFVVPGTRFNLHVFVGENFTGRRWPGKSSRLTRFVHYTPTDSVDLTPIATRQDTLSTTVEVAQPGVHLLAFSTTNVFVELDAEKFNAYLKEHDLERVSYLRQQHGETRKPGRELYRRCAKTLLQVGPSRPDPSRVHSRATGQPLEIIPEQNPYALKPDASLTCLVLYKGQPLPATLVQVWQRTGSEPTRVSKMYTNKNGRVLFRLSSPGNYMVSSVYMESAPDRKAADWQSTWATLTFGIAGRSTK, from the coding sequence GTGTCGGGTCGACTACAAATTACCACGCTTTTTTTTCTGGTAGTTGCCACTACGGCCCTGGCCCAGGAATTCTGGTTGCTGCCGCCGCAGTTTTTTGTGGTGCCCGGCACCCGATTTAATCTGCATGTATTTGTGGGTGAAAATTTTACCGGCCGCCGCTGGCCCGGCAAATCCAGCCGGCTTACCCGCTTTGTGCACTACACCCCCACCGACTCCGTGGACCTGACCCCAATTGCCACCCGCCAGGATACGCTCAGCACAACAGTCGAAGTGGCGCAGCCCGGCGTGCACCTGCTGGCCTTCAGCACCACCAACGTCTTCGTCGAGCTCGACGCAGAGAAGTTTAACGCCTACCTGAAAGAACATGACTTAGAGCGAGTTAGCTACCTGCGCCAGCAGCACGGCGAAACCCGGAAGCCCGGCCGGGAGCTGTACCGGCGCTGCGCCAAAACTCTGCTGCAAGTGGGCCCCAGCCGCCCCGACCCGAGCCGCGTGCATAGCCGAGCTACGGGCCAGCCCCTGGAAATTATTCCCGAGCAAAATCCCTACGCCCTCAAGCCCGATGCCTCCCTGACCTGCCTGGTGCTGTATAAAGGTCAGCCCCTGCCCGCCACGCTGGTGCAGGTATGGCAGCGCACCGGCAGTGAACCGACGCGGGTCAGTAAAATGTACACCAACAAAAATGGCCGCGTGCTGTTTCGCCTTAGCAGCCCCGGCAACTACATGGTTAGTTCCGTGTATATGGAATCAGCCCCCGACCGGAAGGCCGCCGATTGGCAGAGTACCTGGGCCACGCTTACCTTCGGAATTGCCGGGCGGAGCACAAAATAA
- a CDS encoding DUF421 domain-containing protein has protein sequence MKPEEIHITDYMRILLGQVPWSFLLEVAIRAVFLYALILVSMRLMGKRMSSQLSRHELAAIASIAAAVGVPIQAPDRGLLPALLIAAVIVLVQRFVFRESFRSRTFEITTQGYVDTMVEDGCLCYDAMQNAVLSQERLFAELRQKGIDNLGKVRRLYMEASGAITIVPQNPPRPGLTLIPSWDEDFLRDQHHAPDTYACCHCGNVQHAARQQQPAACTRCQHQEWSPAVVAA, from the coding sequence ATGAAACCCGAAGAAATCCATATTACCGATTACATGCGCATCCTGCTGGGGCAGGTGCCCTGGAGCTTTCTGCTGGAAGTGGCCATCCGCGCCGTCTTTCTCTACGCCCTGATTCTGGTGTCGATGCGCCTGATGGGCAAGCGGATGTCGTCGCAGCTGAGCCGGCACGAGCTGGCCGCCATTGCCTCCATTGCCGCCGCCGTCGGGGTACCCATTCAGGCCCCCGACCGGGGCTTGCTGCCCGCCCTGCTCATTGCGGCCGTCATCGTGCTGGTGCAGCGCTTCGTGTTCCGGGAGTCGTTTCGCAGCCGCACGTTTGAAATCACCACCCAGGGCTACGTCGATACCATGGTGGAAGACGGCTGCCTGTGCTACGACGCCATGCAAAACGCGGTCCTTTCGCAGGAGCGGCTCTTTGCCGAGCTGCGCCAGAAGGGTATCGACAACCTGGGCAAGGTCCGGCGCCTGTACATGGAAGCCAGCGGGGCCATTACCATCGTGCCCCAGAACCCACCCCGCCCCGGCCTGACGCTGATTCCGAGCTGGGACGAGGACTTCCTGCGCGACCAGCACCACGCCCCCGACACCTACGCCTGCTGCCACTGCGGCAACGTGCAGCACGCGGCCCGGCAGCAGCAGCCGGCGGCCTGCACCCGCTGCCAGCACCAGGAATGGTCGCCGGCCGTGGTGGCGGCCTAA
- a CDS encoding glycosyltransferase has protein sequence MQVPLPTPEAISPDALLVEVAWEVCNQVGGIYTVIRSKVPATVLGWDDRYCLLGPYFANQAQSEFEPLEDYAFHQLPADDPFAAAVRQMRAQGYEVHYGHWLVTGKPRVVLINPYQAYDRLGQIKSDLWHHHGIPTPDHDDLLHQVEAFGHQVKHFLQLLTAAVVPPKRVIAHFHEWMTGVAIPDLRREQVPLHIVFTTHATLLGRYLAMNDPNFYDHLMQVNWAAEAVHFNIETAVRIERAAAHGSHVFTTVSELTVRECIYLLDRIPDAVLPNGLNIERFVALHEFQNLHQLYKSKIHEFVMAHFFQSYSFDLDNTLYLFTSGRYEYHNKGFDLTLEALARLNYRLQQSGLEGQVVMFFITKRPFHSINPQVLQSRAILEEVHETCEAIERQVGERLFYAAAASTDHRLPDLSSMVDDYWKLRYRRTLQSWKTTNLPPVITHNLVDDAGDDILNFLRRANLVNNQHDRVKIVYHPDFVSPTSPLFGMEYGQFVRGCHLGIFPSYYEPWGYTPLECVARGVPAITSDLSGFGDYVMETVPDHEAKGIYVVKRQERSFDESAEELTDMLWNFVQLNRRERIMQRNNVESSAELYDWKNLRVHYDRAYTLALERQ, from the coding sequence ATGCAAGTTCCGCTCCCCACCCCCGAAGCCATTTCGCCCGACGCCCTGCTCGTGGAAGTTGCCTGGGAAGTCTGTAATCAGGTCGGCGGCATCTACACCGTGATTCGCTCGAAAGTGCCGGCCACGGTGCTGGGCTGGGACGACCGGTACTGTCTGCTGGGCCCCTACTTTGCCAACCAGGCCCAGAGCGAGTTTGAGCCCCTGGAAGACTATGCCTTTCACCAATTGCCCGCCGATGACCCGTTTGCCGCCGCCGTGCGCCAGATGCGGGCCCAGGGCTATGAGGTGCACTACGGGCACTGGCTCGTGACGGGCAAGCCCCGGGTGGTGCTCATCAACCCCTACCAGGCCTACGACCGGCTCGGCCAGATCAAATCGGACCTCTGGCACCACCACGGCATCCCGACGCCCGACCACGACGACCTGCTCCACCAGGTAGAAGCCTTCGGTCACCAGGTCAAGCACTTTCTGCAGCTGCTCACGGCCGCCGTGGTGCCGCCCAAGCGCGTCATTGCCCACTTCCACGAGTGGATGACCGGCGTGGCCATTCCTGATCTGCGCCGCGAGCAGGTGCCGCTGCACATCGTGTTTACCACCCACGCCACGCTGCTGGGCCGCTACCTGGCCATGAACGACCCCAACTTCTACGACCACCTGATGCAGGTAAACTGGGCCGCGGAAGCTGTACACTTCAACATTGAAACCGCCGTGCGCATCGAGCGGGCCGCCGCCCACGGCAGCCACGTATTTACGACTGTTTCCGAGCTGACCGTGCGCGAGTGTATCTATCTGCTCGACCGGATTCCGGACGCGGTGCTGCCCAACGGCCTGAACATCGAGCGGTTTGTGGCCCTGCACGAGTTCCAGAACCTGCACCAGCTCTACAAGTCCAAGATCCACGAGTTCGTGATGGCGCACTTCTTCCAGAGCTACTCGTTTGATCTGGATAACACGCTCTACCTGTTCACCTCGGGCCGCTACGAGTACCACAACAAGGGCTTCGACCTCACGCTCGAAGCGCTGGCCCGCCTCAATTACCGCCTGCAGCAAAGCGGCCTGGAAGGTCAGGTGGTCATGTTTTTCATTACCAAAAGGCCCTTTCACAGCATCAACCCCCAGGTGCTGCAAAGCCGGGCCATTCTGGAGGAAGTGCACGAAACCTGCGAGGCCATTGAGCGGCAGGTGGGCGAGCGGCTCTTCTACGCCGCCGCCGCCAGCACCGACCACCGCCTGCCCGATTTGAGCAGCATGGTCGACGACTACTGGAAGCTGCGCTACCGCCGCACCCTGCAAAGCTGGAAAACGACGAATCTGCCCCCGGTCATCACCCACAACCTGGTGGATGATGCCGGCGACGACATCCTGAACTTCCTGCGCCGGGCCAACCTGGTCAACAACCAGCACGACCGGGTTAAAATCGTGTACCACCCCGATTTCGTCTCGCCCACCTCCCCCCTGTTCGGCATGGAGTACGGCCAATTTGTGCGGGGCTGCCACCTGGGCATTTTCCCGAGCTACTACGAGCCCTGGGGCTACACCCCGCTCGAGTGCGTGGCCCGCGGCGTGCCGGCCATTACCTCCGACCTCTCGGGCTTCGGCGACTACGTCATGGAAACCGTGCCCGACCACGAGGCCAAGGGCATCTACGTGGTCAAGCGGCAGGAACGCAGCTTCGACGAGTCGGCCGAAGAGCTGACCGACATGCTCTGGAACTTCGTGCAGCTCAACCGCCGGGAGCGAATCATGCAGCGCAACAACGTGGAAAGCTCCGCCGAGCTTTACGACTGGAAAAACCTGCGCGTGCATTACGACCGGGCCTACACCCTGGCCCTGGAAAGACAGTAA
- a CDS encoding alpha-amylase family glycosyl hydrolase yields the protein MPETELSPTPTLQAGMGALPHTLGTTFRVWAPNADAVSVVGPFNDWDSTAHPLTHEADGYWATDVADLPPGTEYKFWLRNGKHELTRHDPYAREVTHSAGNSVVPDHDFDWADDQFQMPAWNELVIYELHVGTFNAPDPSRPGTFLDVVEKLGYLRELGINAIEIMPPTEFPGGRSWGYNPAHPFALETDYGGPLAFKELVKQAHRHGIAVILDVVYNHFGPGDLDLWQFDGWQENDGGGIYFYNDWRAETPWGHNRPDYGRPEVRRYIRDNALMWLEDYRVDGLRCDSISHIRNVDGSNDPSRDLPEGWSLMKWINEEIQQKMPWKITIAEDLQGNPYITRATEQDGQGFSAQWDAAFVNIVRDALTTPHDADRHLAAVADILAHTYNGDAFQRVIYTESHDEVANGKSRVTEEIMPGDAHSWFPKKRATLGAALVFTAPGIPMLFQGQEMLADGYFSDDQPLEWEHAEQHAGLVHLYRDLIALRRNLAGHTRGLLGQHTEILHLNEADKILAFRRWDQGGAGDETIILANFADQTHPAYTIGLPAGGQWRVRFNSDWEGYDEQFGNFESLDTEAAAGEYDGLPFHASFGLAPYSVLIISQQAL from the coding sequence ATGCCCGAAACCGAACTATCCCCTACTCCCACGCTGCAAGCCGGCATGGGCGCTTTGCCACATACCCTGGGCACCACCTTCCGGGTGTGGGCCCCCAATGCCGATGCCGTTTCCGTCGTGGGCCCCTTCAACGACTGGGATTCTACCGCCCACCCGCTCACCCACGAAGCCGACGGCTACTGGGCCACCGACGTAGCCGACCTGCCGCCCGGCACCGAGTACAAGTTCTGGCTGCGCAACGGCAAGCACGAACTGACCCGCCACGACCCCTACGCCCGCGAAGTGACCCACTCGGCCGGTAACTCCGTGGTGCCCGACCATGACTTCGACTGGGCAGACGACCAGTTTCAGATGCCGGCCTGGAATGAGCTGGTCATCTACGAGCTGCACGTGGGCACCTTCAACGCCCCCGACCCCAGCCGCCCCGGCACTTTTCTGGACGTGGTGGAAAAGCTGGGCTACCTGCGCGAGCTGGGCATCAACGCCATTGAGATTATGCCGCCCACCGAGTTTCCCGGCGGCCGCAGCTGGGGCTACAACCCGGCTCATCCCTTTGCGCTGGAAACCGACTACGGCGGGCCGCTGGCGTTCAAGGAGCTGGTCAAGCAGGCCCACCGCCACGGCATTGCCGTGATTCTGGACGTGGTCTACAACCACTTCGGGCCCGGTGATCTGGACCTCTGGCAGTTCGACGGCTGGCAGGAAAACGACGGGGGCGGCATCTACTTCTACAACGACTGGCGGGCCGAAACGCCCTGGGGCCACAACCGCCCCGACTACGGCCGCCCCGAGGTGCGCCGCTACATCCGCGACAATGCCCTGATGTGGCTCGAAGACTACCGCGTGGATGGCCTGCGCTGCGACTCCATCTCCCACATCCGCAACGTGGACGGCTCCAACGACCCCAGCCGCGACCTGCCCGAGGGCTGGAGCCTGATGAAGTGGATCAATGAGGAAATCCAGCAGAAAATGCCCTGGAAAATCACCATTGCCGAGGATTTGCAGGGCAACCCCTACATCACCCGCGCCACCGAGCAGGACGGGCAGGGCTTCTCGGCCCAGTGGGACGCGGCTTTCGTCAACATCGTGCGCGACGCCCTGACCACACCCCACGATGCGGACCGCCACCTCGCGGCCGTGGCCGACATTCTGGCCCATACCTACAACGGCGACGCCTTCCAGCGCGTCATCTACACCGAGTCGCACGACGAAGTGGCCAACGGCAAGTCGCGGGTAACCGAGGAAATCATGCCCGGCGACGCCCACAGCTGGTTTCCCAAGAAGCGCGCCACGCTCGGGGCGGCCTTGGTTTTTACCGCCCCCGGCATCCCGATGCTGTTTCAGGGCCAGGAAATGCTGGCCGACGGCTACTTCTCCGACGACCAGCCCCTGGAGTGGGAACACGCCGAACAACACGCCGGCCTGGTGCACCTGTACCGCGACCTGATTGCGCTGCGCCGCAACCTGGCCGGCCACACCCGCGGCCTGCTGGGCCAGCACACGGAAATACTGCACCTGAATGAGGCCGACAAAATCCTGGCGTTCCGGCGCTGGGACCAGGGCGGCGCCGGCGACGAAACCATCATCCTGGCCAACTTCGCCGACCAGACCCACCCGGCCTATACCATCGGGCTGCCGGCCGGCGGGCAGTGGCGGGTGCGCTTCAACAGCGACTGGGAAGGCTACGACGAGCAGTTCGGCAATTTCGAAAGCCTGGACACCGAGGCTGCCGCGGGTGAATACGACGGACTGCCCTTCCACGCCTCGTTTGGCCTGGCCCCGTACTCGGTGCTCATTATTTCCCAGCAGGCTTTGTAA